In Deltaproteobacteria bacterium, the following proteins share a genomic window:
- a CDS encoding response regulator has product MANILVVDDAPETLAIMKKALGMISHQVTTCANPLQALERLGSEKFDLVFLDIMMPGMDGLELCQKIRAGELNRDVKIVIFSAKSDTELVRLAKTFGADFYLSKPAQVAKIHEITRRMVGG; this is encoded by the coding sequence ATGGCCAACATACTCGTAGTTGACGACGCGCCCGAAACGCTCGCCATCATGAAGAAGGCGCTCGGGATGATCAGCCATCAGGTGACGACCTGCGCGAATCCGCTCCAGGCCCTTGAGCGGCTGGGGTCGGAGAAGTTCGATCTCGTGTTCCTCGACATCATGATGCCCGGCATGGACGGCCTTGAACTGTGCCAGAAGATCCGGGCCGGGGAGCTGAACCGGGATGTGAAGATCGTCATCTTCTCGGCCAAGAGCGATACCGAGCTGGTCCGCCTCGCCAAGACCTTCGGTGCCGACTTCTACCTTTCCAAGCCCGCCCAGGTGGCCAAGATTCACGAAATCACCCGCCGCATGGTTGGTGGGTGA